The Mycolicibacterium flavescens genome has a segment encoding these proteins:
- the hisE gene encoding phosphoribosyl-ATP pyrophosphatase, which produces MKTFDALFAELSERARTRPAGSGTVAALDGGVHGIGKKVLEEAGEVWLAAEHESDDALTEEISQLLYWTQVLMIARGLTLDDVYRKL; this is translated from the coding sequence GTGAAGACCTTCGACGCCCTGTTCGCTGAGCTCAGCGAACGCGCCCGGACCCGCCCCGCCGGTAGCGGCACCGTCGCCGCACTGGACGGCGGCGTGCACGGGATCGGCAAGAAGGTCCTCGAGGAAGCCGGCGAGGTGTGGCTGGCGGCCGAACACGAGAGCGATGACGCGCTCACCGAAGAGATCAGCCAGCTCCTGTACTGGACGCAGGTGCTGATGATCGCTCGCGGACTCACCCTCGACGACGTCTACCGGAAGCTGTGA
- the hisG gene encoding ATP phosphoribosyltransferase — MLRVAVPNKGTLSEPASEVLSEAGYRRRTDQKDLTVIDPANNVEFFFLRPKDIAIYVGSGQLDFGITGRDLAAESDAPVRERLALGFGSSTFRYAAPAGPDWRVEDLAGKRIATAFPNLVRKDLAAHGIEATVIRLDGAVEISVQLGVADAIADVVGSGRTLGLHNLVAFGDSLCDSEAVLIERDGAPDSPTGAQLVARVQGVVRGQQYLMLDYDCPRSVLDRAVAVTPGLESPTIAPLADPAWAAVRALVPRRDVNKIMDELAAIGAKAILASDIRFCRL, encoded by the coding sequence ATGCTTCGCGTCGCGGTCCCCAACAAGGGCACACTCTCCGAACCCGCCAGCGAGGTCCTGTCCGAAGCCGGTTACCGTCGCCGCACCGACCAAAAAGACCTGACGGTCATCGACCCGGCCAACAACGTCGAGTTCTTCTTCCTGCGGCCCAAAGACATTGCGATCTATGTCGGCTCGGGGCAACTCGACTTCGGAATTACCGGCCGCGATCTGGCCGCCGAATCGGATGCGCCGGTGCGGGAGCGGTTGGCGCTGGGCTTCGGCTCGTCGACGTTCCGGTATGCGGCCCCGGCCGGGCCCGATTGGCGGGTCGAGGATCTCGCGGGAAAGCGGATCGCGACCGCGTTCCCCAACCTGGTGCGAAAAGACCTGGCCGCGCACGGCATCGAGGCGACGGTGATCCGGCTCGACGGCGCGGTGGAGATCTCCGTGCAGCTCGGCGTCGCCGACGCGATCGCCGATGTGGTGGGCTCCGGACGAACACTGGGACTGCACAACCTGGTGGCGTTCGGAGATTCCCTGTGTGACTCCGAGGCGGTGCTGATCGAGCGGGACGGCGCGCCGGACAGCCCCACCGGTGCCCAGCTGGTGGCCCGTGTGCAGGGCGTGGTTCGCGGCCAGCAGTACCTGATGCTCGATTACGATTGCCCGCGCAGCGTTCTCGACCGTGCGGTCGCGGTGACCCCCGGCCTGGAGTCGCCGACGATCGCTCCGCTCGCCGACCCGGCGTGGGCGGCGGTGCGCGCTCTGGTGCCCCGCCGCGACGTCAATAAGATCATGGACGAACTCGCCGCCATCGGCGCCAAGGCGATTCTGGCTTCTGACATCCGATTCTGTCGCCTGTGA